The following proteins are co-located in the Paraburkholderia phytofirmans PsJN genome:
- a CDS encoding enoyl-CoA hydratase/isomerase family protein has product MTDLTHRGQSLLQDLEGFSIEIDAQRERADIILHRPPLNVISMHARDQLRAAFEALDDDPRVRVIVVRAKGEHFSSGGDIKGFLEASPETVSKLAWNIAAPARCSKPVIAANRGFCFGVGFELSLACDFRIATDTTFYALPEQKLGQIPGSGGSARLQQMVGIGRTKDIVMRSRRIPGKQAYEWGIAVECVADSELEAATDALVDELRAFSPLAQRTAKKLLNDTEDAPLSIAIELEGHCYSRLRASDDFREGVEAFHGKRKPVFRGS; this is encoded by the coding sequence ATGACCGATTTGACCCACCGCGGCCAGAGCCTGCTGCAGGACCTCGAAGGCTTTTCCATCGAGATCGACGCGCAGCGCGAGCGGGCCGACATCATCCTGCACCGGCCGCCGCTGAACGTGATCTCGATGCACGCGCGCGACCAGTTGCGCGCCGCCTTCGAGGCGCTCGACGACGACCCGCGTGTGCGTGTGATCGTGGTGCGCGCCAAGGGCGAACATTTTTCGAGCGGCGGCGACATCAAGGGCTTTCTCGAAGCATCGCCGGAAACCGTGTCGAAGCTCGCCTGGAACATCGCCGCGCCCGCGCGTTGCTCGAAGCCGGTGATCGCCGCCAATCGCGGTTTCTGTTTTGGCGTGGGCTTTGAACTGTCGCTTGCGTGTGATTTCCGCATTGCCACCGACACCACTTTCTACGCGCTGCCGGAACAGAAGCTCGGGCAGATTCCGGGCTCGGGCGGCTCGGCCCGCTTGCAGCAGATGGTCGGCATCGGCCGCACCAAGGACATCGTGATGCGCTCGCGCCGGATTCCGGGCAAGCAGGCTTACGAATGGGGTATCGCGGTCGAATGCGTGGCCGACTCCGAACTCGAAGCGGCGACCGACGCGCTGGTGGACGAATTGCGCGCGTTCTCGCCGCTCGCGCAACGCACCGCGAAGAAGCTGCTCAACGACACCGAGGACGCGCCGCTGTCGATCGCGATCGAACTCGAAGGACACTGCTATAGCCGTTTGCGCGCCTCGGATGATTTCCGCGAAGGCGTCGAGGCGTTTCACGGTAAGCGCAAGCCGGTGTTTCGCGGCAGTTGA
- a CDS encoding DUF2946 domain-containing protein: MSRFYRKIGSWLGLFAILMATLAPTISHTLAAHADESAMSDEHCDMPSMGAMGSMDSMRKDMPGVSSDVSNAPDQAAGKHTDHAAMSDGDACGYCSLLAHMPAVPSVEALFVVTVRALQHTVATRFESVRRVEPLTFAQPRAPPFAS; this comes from the coding sequence GTGAGTCGTTTCTATCGGAAGATCGGCAGTTGGCTGGGATTGTTCGCGATCCTGATGGCCACGCTCGCGCCGACGATCTCGCACACGCTCGCCGCGCACGCCGACGAAAGCGCCATGTCGGACGAGCATTGCGATATGCCGTCGATGGGGGCGATGGGGTCGATGGACTCCATGCGCAAGGACATGCCCGGGGTGTCGTCGGACGTGTCGAACGCGCCCGATCAGGCGGCCGGCAAACACACGGACCACGCGGCCATGTCCGACGGCGACGCCTGCGGTTATTGCAGCCTGCTCGCCCACATGCCGGCCGTGCCGAGCGTGGAGGCGCTGTTCGTCGTCACCGTCCGCGCTTTGCAGCACACCGTCGCGACCCGCTTCGAAAGCGTGCGCCGCGTCGAGCCGCTTACTTTCGCCCAACCCCGCGCCCCTCCGTTCGCATCCTGA
- a CDS encoding GMC family oxidoreductase: MERFDYVIVGGGSAGCVLAHRLSAIPSLRVALIEAGADTPPGNVPAAILDSYPMPVFCGDEYIWPQLKASATRGAAPRVYEQGRVMGGGSSINVQSANRGLPRDYDDWAANGATGWAWQDVLPYFRKLERDVDFPAGELHGRDGPVPIRRILPAYWPAFCDAFASGMRKNGFASLQDQNAEFGDGYFPGAFSNLDDRRVSTAAAYLDGATRQRRNLHIYADLRVESIVMEGCVARGVVAVEHGGARIRFDANEVVVSAGALQSPALLMRAGIGAKSELDALGIGCKIDLPGVGRNLQDHPSLTFCHFLERRFRMPLSRRRASMTAARFTSGVAGCDESDLYLSSATRAAWHTLGNRLGLFFLWCNRPYSRGRVQLVSADPAVAPRVDLNLLDDPRDLARLAYGVRMLAKIVEASGLGDNPRDFFPAAFSPRVKALSRVGEGNAALTSLLGMLLDTPAPLRRLLIERFFTRGQRMSALLTEPGALEDFIRANVFGVWHASGTCRMGDAHDVMAVTDTSGRVHGAYGLRVVDASLMPRLPSANTNIPTIMMAEKIADAMLVRHAANAAPTTAPLTAASP; this comes from the coding sequence ATGGAGCGCTTCGATTACGTGATCGTTGGCGGTGGATCGGCAGGGTGCGTGCTCGCGCATCGCCTGTCGGCAATTCCGTCGTTGCGCGTCGCGCTGATCGAAGCGGGCGCGGATACGCCGCCGGGCAACGTGCCTGCGGCGATTCTCGACAGCTATCCAATGCCGGTTTTCTGCGGCGACGAATACATCTGGCCGCAGCTGAAGGCAAGCGCCACGCGCGGCGCCGCGCCTCGTGTCTACGAACAGGGCCGCGTGATGGGCGGCGGTTCGAGCATCAACGTACAGTCGGCCAATCGCGGCCTGCCGCGCGACTACGACGACTGGGCCGCCAACGGTGCAACCGGCTGGGCATGGCAGGACGTGCTGCCGTATTTCCGCAAGCTCGAACGCGATGTGGATTTTCCCGCCGGCGAACTGCACGGCAGAGACGGGCCGGTGCCGATTCGCCGCATTCTGCCGGCCTACTGGCCAGCGTTCTGCGATGCCTTCGCCAGCGGCATGCGGAAAAACGGTTTCGCGAGCCTGCAAGATCAGAACGCCGAATTCGGCGACGGCTATTTTCCCGGCGCGTTTTCGAATCTCGACGACCGGCGCGTATCGACCGCGGCGGCCTATCTCGACGGGGCGACGCGTCAGCGCCGCAATCTGCACATTTACGCTGACTTGCGCGTCGAGTCGATTGTCATGGAAGGGTGTGTCGCGCGTGGCGTGGTCGCGGTGGAGCATGGCGGCGCGCGCATCCGTTTCGACGCCAATGAGGTCGTGGTCAGCGCGGGCGCGTTGCAATCGCCCGCGTTGCTGATGCGGGCGGGCATCGGCGCAAAGTCGGAACTCGACGCGCTCGGCATCGGCTGCAAGATCGATCTGCCGGGCGTGGGACGCAATCTGCAGGATCATCCGTCGCTCACGTTCTGTCATTTTCTAGAACGGCGTTTTCGCATGCCGCTGTCGCGCCGTCGCGCGAGTATGACGGCGGCGCGTTTTACCTCGGGCGTTGCGGGTTGCGACGAATCCGATCTGTATCTGTCGAGTGCGACGCGCGCTGCATGGCATACGCTCGGCAACCGGCTCGGTTTGTTTTTTCTCTGGTGCAACCGGCCTTATTCGCGCGGCCGTGTGCAACTCGTGTCCGCTGATCCGGCCGTGGCGCCGCGCGTCGATCTGAATCTGCTCGACGATCCGCGCGATCTCGCGCGCCTCGCGTACGGCGTGCGGATGCTCGCGAAAATCGTCGAAGCGTCGGGTCTCGGCGACAACCCGCGCGACTTTTTTCCGGCCGCGTTCTCACCGCGTGTGAAAGCGCTAAGCCGCGTTGGCGAGGGCAATGCGGCGCTGACTTCGCTGCTCGGCATGCTGCTCGATACGCCCGCGCCGTTGCGGCGTCTGCTGATCGAGCGTTTCTTCACGCGCGGGCAGCGCATGTCCGCGCTGCTCACCGAGCCCGGCGCGCTCGAAGACTTCATCCGCGCCAATGTGTTCGGCGTGTGGCACGCGAGCGGCACCTGCCGGATGGGCGACGCGCACGACGTCATGGCCGTGACCGACACGTCGGGCCGCGTGCACGGCGCGTACGGCCTGCGGGTGGTCGATGCGTCGCTGATGCCGCGGCTGCCCTCGGCGAACACGAATATCCCGACCATCATGATGGCCGAAAAAATCGCCGATGCGATGCTCGTGCGGCACGCGGCAAACGCTGCACCGACTACGGCGCCGCTCACCGCGGCCTCGCCATAA
- a CDS encoding LysR family transcriptional regulator, producing MDLKQIQYFIALFEDGSVTRAAKRLNIVQPALSMQISKLETELRQKLFERGPHGMTPTDAARQMYRLYTPIMRDIERARDQLSRQDAIVTGRVSLGMVSSEAESVLPESLARFNAMFPQVEVSVADGFSAQLIDAVEAGRLDAAIINKPRGRLTLDMVPLVDEEMVLVTSAALGPDLPPAVDAAQLGGIELVLPTRRNGLRGVLDAALLAADVVIKPKFEIDLLNTIVQFVEQSSVATILPRVVVQRKVDEGVLCARTITSPPIVRHIIRVSHPKRPIGPAAHALIEIIGDEIRRVTTGVPADPSAS from the coding sequence ATGGACCTCAAGCAAATCCAGTATTTCATCGCGCTTTTCGAAGACGGCTCCGTCACGCGCGCGGCGAAACGGCTCAATATCGTCCAACCCGCGCTCAGCATGCAGATTTCGAAGCTCGAAACCGAATTGCGCCAGAAACTCTTCGAACGCGGCCCGCACGGCATGACGCCGACCGACGCGGCGCGCCAGATGTACCGCCTGTACACGCCGATCATGCGCGATATCGAGCGGGCCCGCGACCAGTTGAGCCGGCAGGACGCGATCGTGACGGGGCGCGTGTCGCTCGGCATGGTGTCGTCGGAGGCGGAAAGCGTACTGCCGGAGTCGCTCGCCAGGTTCAACGCGATGTTCCCGCAAGTGGAAGTGTCGGTCGCGGACGGATTCAGCGCGCAGTTGATCGACGCGGTCGAAGCGGGCCGGCTGGATGCGGCCATCATCAACAAGCCGCGCGGGCGCCTCACGCTCGACATGGTGCCGCTGGTCGACGAGGAAATGGTGCTGGTAACCAGTGCCGCGCTAGGCCCGGACCTGCCGCCGGCGGTCGATGCCGCGCAGTTGGGCGGCATCGAACTGGTGCTGCCGACCCGCCGCAACGGCCTGCGCGGCGTGCTGGACGCCGCGCTGCTGGCCGCGGACGTGGTCATCAAGCCAAAGTTCGAGATCGATCTGCTGAACACCATCGTGCAGTTCGTCGAACAGAGCAGTGTCGCGACGATCCTGCCGCGCGTGGTGGTTCAGCGCAAGGTCGACGAAGGCGTGCTGTGCGCACGCACCATCACGTCGCCGCCGATCGTGCGGCACATTATCCGCGTGAGCCATCCGAAGCGGCCGATCGGGCCCGCGGCGCACGCGCTGATCGAGATCATCGGCGACGAGATCCGGCGCGTGACGACGGGCGTGCCCGCCGACCCTTCCGCGAGCTAA
- a CDS encoding ProQ/FinO family protein, with protein MGFEQLAELKKQLAAARREAAPAAKSGAKPASKDASKPAKDVSRPAGKDAAKPGARPARKPAPPRRAAPAADAKPAVDAKPVDPVVKSIGRLQKRFPIAFPKNPAPKLPLKVGIFEDLVVHAKDLSLSEAELRDAIKTWCRGSRYWKSLVEGAARVDLTGAEAGKVTAQEAAGAQRLQAHRAGRGAAKAAAGAANATGEASAQAAAEPVTQASAETAVQPNAEAAAQATAEAPNAPAETATASQDGEAGKA; from the coding sequence ATGGGTTTCGAACAACTCGCTGAACTGAAGAAGCAATTGGCCGCGGCTCGCCGCGAGGCTGCGCCTGCCGCGAAGTCCGGCGCCAAGCCTGCTTCGAAGGACGCATCCAAGCCGGCCAAGGACGTTTCCAGGCCCGCTGGCAAGGACGCGGCCAAGCCGGGCGCGAGGCCTGCCCGCAAGCCCGCGCCGCCGCGCCGTGCCGCGCCCGCAGCCGACGCCAAACCGGCGGTGGACGCAAAGCCGGTGGACCCGGTGGTGAAATCGATCGGGCGGCTGCAAAAGCGCTTCCCCATTGCCTTCCCCAAGAATCCGGCGCCCAAGCTGCCGCTCAAGGTCGGTATTTTCGAAGACCTCGTGGTGCACGCCAAGGATCTGTCGCTGAGCGAAGCCGAGTTGCGCGACGCGATCAAGACCTGGTGCCGCGGCAGCCGCTACTGGAAATCCCTCGTGGAAGGCGCGGCGCGCGTCGATCTGACGGGCGCCGAGGCCGGTAAGGTTACGGCGCAGGAAGCCGCCGGTGCGCAGCGTCTGCAGGCGCATCGCGCGGGCAGGGGCGCGGCGAAGGCGGCAGCCGGCGCGGCGAACGCGACCGGCGAGGCCAGCGCGCAAGCGGCGGCTGAGCCAGTCACGCAAGCGTCCGCTGAGACGGCCGTGCAGCCGAACGCTGAAGCCGCCGCGCAAGCCACTGCCGAAGCGCCGAACGCTCCGGCCGAAACCGCCACGGCCTCGCAGGATGGCGAAGCGGGCAAGGCGTAG
- a CDS encoding TAXI family TRAP transporter solute-binding subunit, which produces MKAQRPRPPQFPGEEPHAEWRDHTLLYVAVATVIILMVTLVVWLIDPAPPRTITLSAGPHDSSFFVAAGQYRKILARNGIKLNVLESDGSVQNLQRLLDPKQHVDVALVQGGVADGLDTTSLMSLGSVFYIPVVVFYRGSGLSQLSQLEGKRIAVGREGSGTRMLALKLLDANGIEPGGDSTLVPSDGLQAATQLVAGEVDAAILNGDSATRGLMLRLLKVPGVSVMNFAEASAYTRLFPYLDQIDLPAGVLDLKRRIPPETVHLISPTVELVARTTLHPAISDLLIEAAQEVHGMPGLLQRAGEFPSPVAREYQISEDAQRYYKTGKSFLYRTLPFWLASIGDRTLVLLLPMAVLLFPAMRLIPALYRWRVRSRIYRYYGSLIAIERGALADSTDEERKRLFEELDQIEDSLNRLRMPLAYADAFYVLREHVGFVRSRLGAASRQGGHA; this is translated from the coding sequence ATGAAAGCGCAGCGTCCGCGTCCCCCGCAGTTTCCCGGCGAAGAGCCGCATGCCGAGTGGCGCGACCATACCCTGCTGTATGTCGCCGTGGCGACGGTCATCATCCTGATGGTCACGCTGGTCGTCTGGCTGATCGATCCGGCGCCGCCCAGGACGATCACCCTAAGCGCCGGGCCGCATGACAGCTCGTTTTTCGTCGCCGCCGGGCAGTACCGGAAAATCCTCGCCCGCAACGGCATCAAGCTGAACGTGCTGGAGTCCGACGGCTCCGTGCAGAACCTGCAACGTCTGCTGGATCCGAAGCAGCACGTCGACGTCGCGCTCGTGCAAGGCGGCGTGGCCGACGGTCTCGACACCACGTCGCTGATGTCGCTCGGCAGCGTTTTCTATATTCCGGTGGTGGTGTTCTATCGCGGTTCGGGCTTGAGCCAGCTTTCGCAACTGGAAGGCAAACGGATCGCCGTGGGCCGCGAAGGCAGCGGCACGCGCATGCTGGCGCTCAAACTGCTGGATGCGAACGGCATCGAGCCGGGCGGCGATTCCACGCTGGTCCCGAGCGACGGCCTGCAGGCCGCCACCCAGCTGGTGGCGGGCGAGGTGGACGCGGCGATCCTGAACGGCGACTCGGCCACGCGCGGGCTGATGCTGCGCCTGCTCAAGGTGCCCGGCGTCTCGGTGATGAACTTCGCGGAGGCGAGCGCCTATACGCGTCTTTTTCCGTATCTGGACCAGATCGACTTGCCGGCCGGCGTGCTGGATCTGAAGCGCCGGATTCCGCCGGAAACGGTGCATCTGATCAGCCCGACCGTCGAACTGGTGGCCCGCACCACGCTGCATCCGGCCATATCCGATCTGCTGATCGAAGCGGCGCAGGAAGTGCACGGCATGCCGGGGCTATTACAGCGGGCGGGAGAATTTCCGAGTCCGGTCGCGCGTGAATATCAGATCAGCGAGGACGCGCAGCGCTACTACAAGACGGGCAAGAGCTTTCTGTACCGCACGCTGCCGTTCTGGCTGGCGAGCATCGGCGACCGTACGCTGGTTCTGCTGCTGCCGATGGCCGTGCTGCTGTTCCCGGCCATGCGCCTGATTCCCGCGCTGTACCGCTGGCGGGTGCGCTCGCGAATCTATCGCTACTATGGTTCGCTGATTGCGATCGAACGCGGCGCGCTCGCCGATTCGACCGACGAGGAGCGCAAGCGGCTCTTCGAGGAACTGGATCAGATCGAGGATTCGTTGAATCGGCTGCGCATGCCGCTCGCATACGCCGACGCGTTCTATGTGCTGCGCGAACACGTCGGCTTCGTGCGCAGCCGGCTGGGGGCTGCGTCGCGGCAAGGCGGCCACGCCTAG
- a CDS encoding FAD binding domain-containing protein, with translation MKPAPFDYLRAMTTQHALDALAQSGEDARVLAGGQSLMAVLNMRLAQPRVLIDISRTDELGSVRVDHKAGLLTVGAAATQGNVEWRETLRDEVPLLAMAFPHISHFQIRNRGTVCGSVAHADPSAELPLVLAALGGDVMLRSRKKHRVLPAGEFFQGMLMTAREPDELVEAVRFPLKRPGERYGFTEFSARHGDFAMVACAAVVTSDSIRLAVGGVADRPVVEQWPRLRDEDLRGALNDLSWKLGAQDDAHISAAYRRHLVRQLGWRVIEEAK, from the coding sequence ATGAAACCCGCGCCGTTCGATTATCTGCGCGCCATGACGACGCAGCATGCGCTCGACGCGCTCGCGCAAAGCGGCGAGGACGCCCGCGTGCTGGCCGGCGGCCAGTCGCTGATGGCGGTGCTGAACATGCGGCTCGCGCAGCCGCGCGTGCTGATCGATATCTCGCGCACCGACGAGTTGGGCTCGGTGCGTGTCGATCACAAGGCCGGCTTGCTGACAGTCGGCGCGGCGGCGACGCAAGGCAACGTCGAGTGGCGCGAAACGCTGCGCGACGAAGTGCCGTTGCTGGCGATGGCGTTCCCGCATATCTCGCACTTCCAGATCCGCAATCGCGGCACGGTGTGCGGCTCGGTGGCGCATGCCGACCCGAGCGCGGAACTGCCGCTGGTGCTGGCCGCGCTAGGCGGCGACGTGATGCTGCGCTCAAGAAAGAAACACCGCGTGCTGCCGGCCGGCGAGTTTTTTCAAGGCATGTTGATGACCGCGCGCGAGCCGGATGAACTGGTCGAAGCCGTGCGCTTTCCGCTCAAGCGGCCGGGCGAGCGCTACGGCTTCACGGAATTCTCCGCGCGCCACGGCGACTTCGCGATGGTCGCATGCGCGGCCGTCGTGACGAGCGACTCGATCCGCCTGGCGGTGGGCGGCGTCGCGGACAGGCCGGTGGTCGAGCAATGGCCGCGTCTGCGTGACGAGGACCTGCGCGGCGCATTGAACGATTTGAGCTGGAAACTGGGCGCGCAGGACGACGCGCATATCAGCGCGGCGTACCGCCGGCATCTGGTCCGGCAACTGGGATGGCGCGTGATCGAGGAGGCGAAGTGA
- a CDS encoding (2Fe-2S)-binding protein encodes MHVMRQGERQCVTLTLNGRERSGYCEPRELLSDFIRQELGATGTHVGCEHGVCGACTVHVDGVAGRSCLMLAVQADGRRIDTVEGLAPDMQLGDLQQAFQRHHALQCGFCTAGILMSCADYLQRVPDPSEAQVRDMLSGHLCRCTGYTPIVAAVLDVAARRRQGEAASETVEAAHA; translated from the coding sequence ATGCACGTAATGCGGCAGGGCGAACGGCAATGCGTCACGCTGACGCTCAATGGCCGTGAACGCAGCGGCTATTGCGAGCCGCGCGAGCTGCTGTCGGATTTCATCCGTCAGGAACTGGGCGCGACCGGCACGCACGTCGGCTGCGAGCATGGCGTGTGCGGCGCGTGCACGGTGCACGTGGACGGCGTGGCGGGACGCTCGTGCCTGATGCTGGCGGTGCAGGCCGACGGCCGCCGCATCGACACCGTGGAGGGACTCGCACCCGACATGCAACTCGGCGATCTGCAGCAGGCGTTCCAGCGGCATCACGCGCTGCAGTGCGGGTTCTGTACGGCCGGGATACTGATGTCGTGCGCGGACTATCTGCAACGTGTGCCCGATCCGAGTGAAGCGCAAGTGCGCGACATGCTCTCGGGCCATCTGTGCCGCTGTACGGGCTATACGCCGATCGTCGCCGCGGTGCTCGACGTGGCGGCACGGCGCCGGCAAGGCGAAGCGGCTAGTGAAACCGTGGAGGCCGCTCATGCTTGA
- a CDS encoding AMP-binding protein, which produces MLDLGRTFLQSVERSPNALAIVDGELTLTYAQWHRLIVKVAEGLRGLGLVHGDRLLVVLQNRWEMATLHWACQFAGVVIVPLNWRAKPDELEYCVTDAGVKAIVYEPVCADAVAQSPAAQRVPRIGLDDAQGRTASFETLMAQSTPDALNAGHTRANADDYSLILYTSGTTGKAKGVPRRHRHERAAALAHVAQNLYGHGERTLGVMPLYHTMGVRSLLSMALVDGLFVCVRRWNARFALDAIAQHKLTCLYLVPTLYHDLLADPAFAPTDTSTVKKLGFAGAPMNDGLLKRLSAAFEPELFVNHYGSSEVYTFSIDQDATRKPGSAGRAGINTRLRVVRLDAITPEELAQVGEEGQIIADLLGDEAFEGYWNRPDANAKSLRDGWYFTGDTGFFDAEGDLYVSGRVDDMIISGGENISPVDIESVLSLHPAVDEVAVAGVKDERWGQRVVAFVKRRVYVDADALDAHCRTSDLVNFKRPREYVFVDDIPKSPVGKILRRKLSAGEYQRDAHGEAIAPHTETTKE; this is translated from the coding sequence ATGCTTGACCTCGGCCGAACTTTTTTACAGAGCGTGGAACGCAGCCCCAATGCGCTCGCTATCGTCGACGGCGAACTTACGCTGACGTACGCGCAGTGGCACCGGCTCATCGTGAAGGTGGCCGAAGGTCTGCGCGGCCTGGGTCTCGTGCATGGCGACCGCTTGCTGGTCGTACTGCAAAACCGCTGGGAAATGGCGACCCTGCATTGGGCCTGCCAGTTCGCGGGCGTGGTGATCGTGCCGCTGAACTGGCGCGCGAAACCCGATGAACTCGAATACTGCGTGACCGACGCCGGCGTGAAAGCCATCGTGTACGAGCCGGTGTGCGCCGATGCCGTTGCGCAAAGTCCCGCCGCGCAACGTGTGCCGCGTATCGGTCTCGATGACGCGCAAGGCCGCACCGCGAGCTTCGAAACGCTCATGGCCCAGAGCACGCCGGACGCGCTGAACGCCGGCCATACCCGCGCGAATGCCGACGACTACTCGCTGATTCTCTACACCTCGGGCACCACCGGCAAGGCGAAAGGCGTGCCGCGCCGTCATCGGCACGAACGCGCCGCCGCGCTCGCGCATGTCGCACAGAATCTGTACGGCCACGGCGAACGCACGCTCGGCGTGATGCCGCTTTATCACACCATGGGCGTGCGCTCGCTGCTCTCGATGGCGCTGGTGGACGGCCTGTTCGTCTGCGTGCGCCGCTGGAATGCGCGCTTCGCACTCGATGCGATCGCGCAGCACAAGCTCACCTGCCTTTACCTGGTTCCGACGCTGTATCACGATCTGCTGGCCGATCCGGCTTTCGCGCCGACGGATACGTCCACGGTGAAGAAGCTCGGTTTCGCCGGCGCGCCGATGAACGACGGTTTGCTCAAGCGCCTCTCGGCGGCGTTCGAACCGGAGCTGTTCGTCAATCACTATGGCTCGTCCGAGGTCTACACCTTCAGCATCGATCAGGACGCCACGCGCAAGCCGGGCAGCGCGGGGCGCGCGGGTATCAATACGCGTTTGCGCGTGGTCAGGCTCGACGCCATTACGCCCGAAGAGCTGGCGCAAGTGGGCGAGGAAGGCCAGATCATCGCCGACCTGCTCGGCGACGAAGCCTTCGAAGGCTACTGGAACCGTCCCGACGCGAACGCCAAATCGTTGCGCGACGGCTGGTACTTCACGGGCGACACCGGATTCTTCGACGCCGAAGGCGACCTGTACGTGTCGGGCCGCGTCGACGACATGATCATCAGCGGCGGCGAGAACATTTCGCCGGTCGATATCGAGTCGGTGCTGTCGCTGCATCCCGCGGTCGACGAGGTTGCGGTGGCCGGCGTGAAGGACGAGCGCTGGGGCCAGCGCGTGGTCGCCTTCGTCAAACGCCGCGTCTACGTCGATGCCGACGCGCTCGACGCCCATTGCCGCACCTCCGACCTCGTGAACTTCAAGCGTCCGCGCGAATACGTGTTCGTCGACGACATACCGAAGTCGCCGGTCGGCAAGATTCTGCGCCGCAAGCTGTCCGCCGGCGAGTACCAGCGCGACGCCCACGGCGAAGCCATTGCACCTCATACGGAAACCACCAAGGAGTAA
- a CDS encoding MFS transporter gives MSVAAQNGAALPAVDQRQVMGAVMASCLGWALDLFDLFVLLFVAPVVGRLFFPSEHAMLSLAAVYASFAVTLLMRPLGSAWFGSYADRHGRKGAMIIAVVGVGLSTAAFGLLPTVAQVGLVAPILFLVLRLVQGVFVGGVVASTHTIGTESVAPKYRGAVSGLIGGGGAGLGALLASLTYLAMSALFPGAAFDVWGWRCMFFTGIISSVLGLFVFSSLEESPLWKKLAAEKAAKAAAQKLDTPVEIVRSPLRTLFSRDYRSILLVNLLLTIGGGSGYYLTSGYLPTFLKVVSHAPNGAAAAILLICSVAVVIASVAAGHLSTFIGRKSAFIWLGLIRLFALPALFLLLPTAQSITMIGVYAVILSALGSAGYAPILIFLNERFPTAIRATGTGLSWNIGFAIGGMMPTAVSLVAKDASELPMTLAIFVGAISVIFLIGAFVVPETRGRLEQGAVREPA, from the coding sequence ATGTCCGTAGCAGCGCAAAATGGCGCCGCCTTGCCCGCGGTTGATCAGCGGCAAGTGATGGGTGCAGTAATGGCCTCGTGCCTCGGCTGGGCACTGGATCTGTTCGATCTGTTCGTGTTGCTGTTCGTCGCGCCGGTGGTCGGGCGGCTGTTCTTTCCGTCCGAGCACGCGATGCTCTCGCTCGCGGCGGTGTATGCGTCGTTTGCCGTGACATTGTTGATGCGCCCGCTGGGTTCGGCATGGTTCGGCTCGTACGCGGACCGGCACGGACGCAAGGGCGCGATGATCATCGCCGTGGTGGGCGTGGGCCTCTCGACGGCCGCGTTCGGTTTGCTGCCGACCGTCGCGCAGGTGGGGCTCGTCGCGCCGATCCTGTTCCTCGTGCTGCGGCTCGTGCAGGGCGTGTTCGTGGGCGGGGTGGTGGCGTCGACGCACACCATCGGCACCGAATCGGTCGCGCCGAAATATCGCGGCGCGGTGTCGGGGCTGATCGGCGGCGGCGGAGCGGGGCTCGGCGCGTTGCTCGCTTCGCTCACGTATCTGGCGATGTCCGCGCTGTTTCCCGGCGCAGCGTTCGATGTCTGGGGCTGGCGTTGCATGTTCTTCACCGGCATCATCAGCTCGGTGCTCGGCCTGTTCGTCTTCAGCAGTCTCGAAGAGTCGCCGCTGTGGAAAAAGCTCGCCGCCGAAAAGGCCGCGAAGGCCGCCGCGCAGAAGCTCGACACGCCGGTCGAAATCGTGCGCTCGCCGCTGCGCACGCTGTTTTCCCGCGACTATCGCTCGATCCTCCTGGTCAATCTGCTGCTGACCATCGGCGGCGGTAGCGGCTATTACCTGACCTCGGGCTATCTGCCCACCTTCCTCAAGGTGGTCAGCCACGCCCCGAATGGCGCCGCGGCGGCGATCCTGCTGATCTGCAGCGTGGCGGTCGTGATCGCGTCCGTGGCGGCGGGGCATCTGAGCACGTTCATCGGGCGCAAGAGCGCGTTCATCTGGCTCGGCCTGATTCGCCTGTTCGCGTTGCCCGCGCTGTTCCTGCTGCTGCCCACCGCGCAGAGCATTACGATGATCGGCGTCTACGCAGTGATTCTCAGCGCGCTCGGCAGCGCGGGCTATGCGCCGATCCTGATTTTCCTGAACGAACGGTTCCCGACCGCGATTCGCGCGACGGGCACCGGGCTCTCATGGAACATCGGCTTCGCGATCGGCGGGATGATGCCGACCGCCGTCTCGCTGGTGGCGAAAGATGCGAGCGAGTTGCCGATGACGCTGGCGATCTTCGTCGGGGCGATCAGCGTGATTTTCCTGATCGGCGCGTTCGTCGTGCCGGAAACGCGCGGCCGGCTGGAGCAGGGCGCGGTGCGCGAGCCGGCTTAG